A section of the Pseudanabaena mucicola str. Chao 1806 genome encodes:
- the cax gene encoding calcium/proton exchanger yields MVKNIFSFGLLVFVPISIIGHFLGWDSTLIFVTSAIAILPLAGWLSTATEEIAVVLGPSWGGLMNATFGNATELIIAIVALNAGFTSVVKASITGSIIGNLLLVMGLSMFLGGLRYKEQEFQPTMARLNASVMNLAVIAILLPTAANFTSAGISEGILQKLSLAVAIVLIIVYCLTLLFSMKTHAYLYDVGKSEAEDAEIEEGHPQNINLPLWIAVLFGVTLLVAFESELLVGTLEEATSQLGLTELFTGVILLPIIGNAAEHTTAITVAMKNKMELSVSVAVGSSMQIALFVAPALVIVGWFLGKPMDLNFNPFELVAVAVAVLIANSISSDGRSNWLEGSLLVATYAILGFAFYFHPV; encoded by the coding sequence ATGGTTAAGAACATCTTCTCCTTTGGTTTACTTGTATTTGTCCCGATCTCAATCATCGGTCATTTTCTCGGATGGGATTCTACGCTTATATTTGTCACCTCAGCGATCGCTATTTTACCCCTAGCAGGTTGGCTAAGCACAGCCACTGAGGAGATTGCGGTAGTACTTGGTCCTTCATGGGGTGGACTGATGAATGCGACCTTTGGTAATGCAACGGAGCTAATCATAGCGATCGTAGCTTTAAATGCAGGATTTACTAGTGTGGTGAAAGCAAGCATCACAGGTTCAATTATTGGCAACCTCTTGCTAGTCATGGGACTGTCTATGTTTTTAGGTGGATTGCGCTACAAGGAGCAAGAATTTCAGCCAACGATGGCGAGATTAAATGCTTCGGTCATGAATCTGGCAGTAATTGCGATTTTGTTACCAACGGCTGCAAACTTTACATCCGCGGGAATTAGCGAAGGGATTTTGCAAAAATTATCACTTGCTGTGGCGATCGTACTAATTATTGTGTATTGCCTGACGCTACTATTCTCAATGAAAACCCATGCTTATCTCTATGATGTTGGTAAATCAGAAGCCGAGGATGCAGAAATAGAGGAGGGTCATCCTCAAAATATCAATCTTCCCTTATGGATTGCGGTATTGTTTGGGGTAACTCTATTAGTTGCCTTTGAATCTGAACTTTTAGTAGGTACTTTAGAAGAAGCAACCTCTCAATTGGGATTAACTGAACTATTTACTGGAGTAATTCTCCTGCCGATTATTGGCAATGCGGCGGAGCATACCACAGCAATTACTGTAGCCATGAAGAACAAAATGGAATTATCTGTATCAGTCGCTGTTGGTTCCAGTATGCAGATTGCCCTCTTTGTTGCACCTGCGCTCGTAATTGTCGGCTGGTTTCTCGGAAAGCCGATGGATTTAAACTTCAATCCCTTTGAATTAGTTGCGGTTGCCGTAGCAGTTCTGATTGCCAATTCAATTAGCTCTGATGGACGGTCTAATTGGTTAGAAGGTTCTCTACTCGTAGCAACCTATGCAATTCTTGGCTTTGCCTTTTATTTTCATCCAGTTTAA
- a CDS encoding DUF2127 domain-containing protein, producing MKSKSSKRPIFITILATSMIGSSLLLICDRLVNFYIYRLLAGDAPLVSNNSTNLQVVSAIAFIGFSVVPILLAIGLWHLKSWARFLSICLFSSVMFPAVAVSLNLVSPPSATKLLAIPTVFDDALNVDVSTPVSRLMLLNPYIALGSAVALVILLTPAISRSFHSYHVSR from the coding sequence ATGAAATCTAAATCCTCTAAACGTCCGATCTTTATTACGATCCTTGCAACTAGTATGATTGGCTCTAGCCTATTGCTAATTTGCGATCGCCTAGTAAACTTCTATATCTATCGTTTACTAGCAGGCGATGCCCCTTTAGTAAGCAATAACTCTACTAACTTACAAGTTGTTTCGGCGATTGCCTTCATCGGTTTTAGTGTTGTCCCAATTCTTTTAGCGATCGGACTATGGCATTTAAAATCTTGGGCAAGGTTTCTCAGCATTTGCCTGTTTAGTTCCGTCATGTTTCCTGCCGTCGCCGTATCCTTAAATTTGGTTTCACCTCCCTCTGCGACTAAACTATTGGCAATTCCAACCGTATTTGATGATGCACTCAATGTTGATGTGTCTACACCTGTTTCACGGCTAATGCTTCTAAATCCATATATTGCACTTGGTAGTGCTGTCGCTCTTGTCATTTTGCTGACACCTGCGATCAGTAGATCTTTTCACTCGTATCACGTTTCTAGATGA
- a CDS encoding HAD-IC family P-type ATPase has protein sequence MSQSTSANTPDLPVINLDIGLSEAEITERKQRGDINVVVMRSSRTYKEIFQENVFTLFNVTFGVVLVLMTLLGQFTDAIFSGFSVFMNILVGVAQEIQAKLTLDKLALLSVQKVKVRRNGGSQEIPVGEVVRDDLIELNPGDRAPVDGAVLISQNVEMDESLLTGESDPVAKQVGDIVLSGSFCLAGSCVFRADKIGNESYAVKLSQSSRVYKRVFTPLQKKIDILVEIFILVLIVAAFLHLASSLNSGRTMVDTIRYASVIINSFVPAGLILSISVAFAIGAVEISKRRTLIQKINAVDSMNSVRILCTDKTGTLTQNKLVVKSIVPLGDTDEDSLRELIALYTSFMGSQNSSARAMAAFTDKPRSQSQFVSEVPFSSSRKWGGITIDIGTTIMVGAPEILFTSPETQEQAKQFGRQGLRAIAVVTSEDSFDVSVKNPDLPSNRRDRGIVLLEDSLRPDVVNTISELQNKNIRLKVISGDSVETVASIARQAGIAVPEDAVFTQKTLEEMDNNTFSRSAAYGSVFGRITPDMKRRLISAMVKRGGYVGMVGDGVNDVPAFKEAQLAIAMNDGAQISKDVADIVLLDNNLSALPQAFTAGDDIKQKILSSALLYLTKNIMVILTISFAGFVQLPFPVEPRHMTVLTMAVVGLPTIWIAFGWLKPRRLENFLRDVLGYSSIAGIFGAIAMTIGYVFSYYISGWALLKMPHGVTMIDSDTFQDIAKGQAQCVSTIIGTIFCLFVFWTLTNISIWKVQTLFKNATATILGATSVGLSIVLMLIFPEFFQISVPDQFGWTLIIFLPTSSYYLLRMFQSSKLFRHLPHYLSQP, from the coding sequence ATGTCTCAATCTACATCAGCAAATACGCCAGACTTGCCAGTAATCAATCTAGATATCGGGTTAAGTGAAGCTGAAATCACCGAGAGAAAGCAGCGCGGTGATATTAATGTTGTCGTCATGCGATCAAGCCGAACTTATAAGGAAATCTTTCAAGAAAACGTTTTTACATTGTTTAACGTTACCTTTGGCGTAGTTTTGGTGTTGATGACTCTGCTTGGACAATTTACTGATGCCATTTTTTCGGGATTTTCGGTGTTTATGAATATTCTAGTGGGGGTTGCCCAAGAGATTCAGGCAAAGCTGACATTGGATAAACTCGCCTTACTATCAGTGCAAAAGGTGAAAGTGCGGCGCAATGGAGGATCTCAGGAAATTCCTGTCGGTGAAGTGGTACGTGATGATTTGATTGAGTTAAATCCTGGCGATCGCGCTCCTGTTGATGGTGCAGTGCTAATTTCCCAAAATGTGGAAATGGATGAATCACTACTCACAGGAGAATCCGATCCCGTTGCTAAGCAAGTTGGCGATATTGTGCTGTCTGGTTCCTTTTGCTTAGCAGGGAGTTGTGTATTTCGAGCCGACAAGATTGGCAATGAAAGCTATGCAGTTAAGCTATCCCAATCTTCACGGGTATATAAACGGGTATTTACGCCTCTACAAAAGAAGATTGACATTTTAGTGGAAATCTTCATTCTGGTGTTAATTGTTGCTGCTTTCTTGCATCTTGCATCCAGCCTCAATTCAGGGCGGACAATGGTGGATACCATTCGCTATGCATCGGTCATTATCAATAGCTTTGTTCCCGCAGGTTTAATTCTCTCGATTAGCGTTGCCTTTGCGATCGGGGCAGTGGAAATTAGTAAACGACGTACGTTAATCCAAAAAATTAATGCCGTTGATTCAATGAACAGTGTGCGGATTCTCTGTACTGACAAGACGGGAACCTTGACTCAAAATAAATTGGTAGTGAAGTCGATTGTGCCTTTAGGTGATACCGATGAAGATTCTCTTAGGGAATTAATTGCTCTCTATACTAGTTTTATGGGATCGCAGAATAGCAGTGCACGAGCCATGGCTGCTTTTACAGACAAACCCCGATCACAATCGCAGTTTGTTAGCGAAGTTCCTTTTAGTTCTAGCCGTAAATGGGGGGGAATCACCATAGACATAGGTACTACAATTATGGTCGGTGCACCTGAAATTTTATTCACCAGTCCTGAAACACAGGAACAAGCTAAGCAATTTGGTCGGCAAGGTTTGCGGGCGATCGCCGTTGTCACTAGCGAGGATAGTTTCGATGTTTCCGTTAAAAATCCTGATTTACCGAGCAATCGACGTGATCGCGGTATCGTTTTGCTGGAGGATAGTCTACGTCCTGATGTCGTAAATACGATCTCCGAATTGCAAAACAAGAATATTCGCCTTAAGGTAATTTCAGGCGATAGTGTTGAAACAGTTGCCTCCATTGCCCGCCAAGCGGGGATTGCTGTTCCTGAAGATGCAGTCTTTACCCAAAAGACATTAGAAGAAATGGATAACAACACTTTTAGTCGTTCAGCAGCCTATGGCTCAGTATTTGGCAGGATTACACCTGACATGAAGCGTCGTTTAATCTCAGCAATGGTGAAGCGAGGCGGTTATGTAGGCATGGTGGGGGATGGCGTGAATGATGTGCCTGCATTTAAGGAAGCCCAGTTAGCGATCGCGATGAATGATGGAGCACAAATTAGTAAAGATGTTGCCGATATCGTTCTGCTCGATAATAACCTCTCCGCATTGCCCCAAGCCTTTACCGCAGGTGACGATATTAAGCAAAAGATTCTCTCTTCTGCTTTACTTTATCTCACCAAAAATATTATGGTGATCCTCACGATTTCCTTTGCAGGATTTGTGCAACTTCCCTTCCCTGTAGAACCACGACATATGACAGTCCTAACAATGGCAGTAGTTGGCTTACCAACAATTTGGATTGCGTTTGGCTGGCTCAAGCCAAGACGCTTAGAGAACTTCTTGCGTGATGTGTTGGGTTACAGTTCTATTGCAGGGATCTTTGGAGCGATCGCGATGACGATTGGCTATGTCTTTTCCTACTATATAAGCGGTTGGGCTTTGCTGAAGATGCCCCATGGCGTGACTATGATTGATTCCGACACCTTCCAAGATATCGCTAAAGGTCAAGCGCAATGCGTCAGTACGATTATTGGCACTATCTTCTGTCTATTTGTATTTTGGACTTTAACTAATATTTCGATCTGGAAAGTCCAGACTTTATTTAAAAATGCCACAGCGACAATTCTGGGTGCTACATCAGTTGGTTTGTCGATTGTATTAATGTTGATATTTCCTGAATTCTTTCAAATTTCAGTTCCTGATCAATTTGGTTGGACTTTGATTATATTTTTACCAACTTCGAGTTATTACCTATTACGAATGTTTCAATCAAGCAAGCTGTTTCGGCATTTACCACACTATCTCAGTCAGCCCTAG
- a CDS encoding type II toxin-antitoxin system HicB family antitoxin, whose protein sequence is MNTVQTLKTLEDYINLNYPITFYPEVEGGYTVVIQDLSGCISTGENLQEAMDNILEAKKQWLEAAIQYQDPIPLPSNMI, encoded by the coding sequence ATGAACACAGTACAAACTCTCAAGACCTTAGAAGACTACATCAACCTCAACTATCCCATCACTTTTTACCCAGAAGTAGAAGGTGGCTATACCGTTGTTATCCAAGATTTATCTGGTTGCATCTCCACAGGTGAAAATCTTCAAGAAGCTATGGATAACATTCTTGAGGCAAAAAAACAATGGCTTGAAGCTGCAATCCAATATCAAGATCCTATTCCGCTTCCTTCAAATATGATCTAG
- a CDS encoding Uma2 family endonuclease — MTVTLINQTYTFDEYLAIEELATEKHEYKNGEIVSMTGGTTDHNKIALNFAANLKFALKKQNYNIFIGDVKLWIPAYSEATYPDIMLIEGEPNYYGTSKTTVTNPSLIVEVLSKSTQNYDQGEKFYYYRSIPEFQEYILISQYQYYVMQFNKTNQGKWVLSEYRNDNSALSLQTVKFDISFEDIYENINLANYTDQ; from the coding sequence ATGACAGTCACCTTAATCAATCAAACTTATACCTTCGATGAATATTTAGCAATAGAGGAACTTGCCACGGAAAAACATGAATATAAAAATGGAGAAATCGTTAGCATGACAGGCGGCACAACAGACCATAACAAAATCGCCTTGAACTTCGCCGCAAACTTAAAATTTGCCCTCAAAAAACAAAACTACAATATATTCATAGGTGACGTTAAACTCTGGATTCCCGCTTACTCAGAAGCAACTTATCCCGATATCATGTTGATTGAAGGCGAACCCAACTATTACGGCACTAGCAAAACAACCGTAACGAATCCCTCTTTGATTGTTGAAGTTCTATCTAAATCGACTCAAAATTATGATCAAGGAGAAAAATTTTATTATTATCGCTCGATCCCTGAATTTCAAGAATATATTTTAATTAGCCAATATCAATACTATGTAATGCAATTTAATAAAACAAATCAGGGTAAATGGGTATTGTCTGAATATCGAAATGACAACTCAGCATTATCCTTGCAAACAGTAAAATTTGATATTTCCTTTGAAGATATCTATGAAAACATCAACTTGGCTAACTATACAGATCAATAA
- a CDS encoding CobW family GTP-binding protein, with the protein MSIASAQVPATVLTGFLGAGKTTLLNHILTAEHGKKVAVIVNEFGEVGIDQQLVIGADEEIFEMNNGCICCTVRGDLIRIIGNLMRRRNKFDHLLIETTGLADPGPVVQTFFMDEDIHRQVALDAVVTVVDAKHVQQHWGDREVLEQIGFADVILLNKTDLVTAEELEELEAKIKHLNILARVELVQLNKTNNENIEQSISKVLDVGGFDLNRILEKNPEFLAAQAKGEHNHAHEHHDHEHHDHEHHDHHHIHDEEVGSVSILESGAVNPYKFQSWISELLRTQGQDIFRSKGIINLAGSDDRLVFQGVHMQFDATRDRPWNNNELRKNQLVFIGRHLDADKLRKGFLGCLTKYRTKI; encoded by the coding sequence ATGAGCATCGCATCAGCACAAGTTCCCGCTACCGTCCTGACAGGCTTCCTTGGTGCAGGTAAAACGACATTACTCAATCACATTCTCACGGCTGAGCATGGCAAGAAGGTTGCTGTCATTGTTAATGAATTTGGAGAAGTTGGTATCGATCAGCAATTGGTAATTGGTGCTGACGAAGAGATTTTCGAGATGAATAATGGTTGCATTTGCTGCACCGTGCGAGGAGATTTGATCCGAATTATTGGCAACCTGATGCGCCGACGTAATAAGTTTGATCATCTTTTAATCGAAACTACAGGTTTAGCTGATCCAGGTCCTGTGGTGCAGACTTTCTTTATGGATGAGGATATCCATCGCCAAGTAGCTCTAGATGCCGTGGTCACAGTGGTTGATGCTAAGCATGTCCAACAGCATTGGGGCGATCGCGAAGTTCTCGAACAAATTGGCTTTGCCGATGTGATTTTGCTCAACAAGACGGATCTAGTTACTGCCGAAGAACTAGAGGAACTCGAAGCCAAAATTAAGCATTTGAATATCTTAGCTAGAGTGGAGCTTGTTCAATTAAATAAAACTAATAATGAGAATATTGAACAAAGTATTAGTAAAGTCCTTGATGTAGGAGGTTTTGATCTAAATCGCATTCTTGAAAAGAACCCTGAATTTCTTGCAGCGCAAGCCAAGGGTGAGCATAATCATGCTCACGAGCATCACGATCATGAGCATCACGATCATGAGCATCACGATCATCATCATATCCACGATGAGGAAGTTGGCTCAGTTAGTATTTTGGAATCTGGCGCAGTCAATCCCTATAAATTCCAATCATGGATTAGTGAGTTACTTAGAACTCAAGGTCAAGATATTTTCCGTTCTAAGGGAATCATTAATCTGGCGGGTTCTGATGATCGACTGGTATTTCAAGGGGTGCATATGCAGTTTGATGCAACTCGCGATCGCCCTTGGAACAATAATGAACTGCGTAAGAATCAATTGGTCTTCATTGGTAGACATCTCGATGCAGATAAGTTGCGTAAAGGCTTTTTAGGTTGCCTAACTAAGTACAGGACAAAAATTTAA
- the thiS gene encoding sulfur carrier protein ThiS, whose amino-acid sequence MITLQVNGDDRTCEANLTMIELLKYLGLNPRLVAVEYNGEILHRQLWENTIIQNRDRLEIVTIVGGG is encoded by the coding sequence ATGATTACGTTGCAAGTAAATGGCGATGATCGCACATGTGAGGCAAACCTCACCATGATTGAATTGCTGAAATATCTGGGGCTGAATCCCCGCCTCGTTGCAGTGGAATATAATGGCGAGATTTTGCATCGTCAACTCTGGGAAAATACAATTATTCAAAATCGCGATCGTCTAGAGATTGTCACCATTGTTGGAGGCGGCTAG
- a CDS encoding toxin-antitoxin system TumE family protein: MFCKVPDYFFREYVDLQESIEKLSYSFHYQDRENNLIFRYDNA; this comes from the coding sequence ATTTTTTGCAAGGTTCCAGACTATTTTTTTAGAGAATATGTCGATCTACAAGAATCCATTGAAAAATTATCTTACTCATTCCATTATCAAGATCGAGAGAATAATTTAATATTTCGCTATGATAACGCCTAA
- the cobO gene encoding cob(I)yrinic acid a,c-diamide adenosyltransferase, translating to MTELTAEQHRVKMQRRQEVQHQRIAERKLEKGLIIVNTGDGKGKTTAALGMVLRSLGHGYKVAIIQFIKGAWEPAEKKVFEMWQDQLVFKALGEGFTWETQDRDRDVAKTKEAWEVGLGYIQNPDYKLVLLDEVNIALKLGYLDVETVLAGLKEKPADSHVILTGRGAPAELIEFADLVTRMELVKHPFREQGVKAQAGIEF from the coding sequence ATGACTGAACTTACCGCCGAACAACATCGTGTGAAGATGCAGCGCCGCCAAGAGGTACAACATCAAAGGATTGCTGAGCGTAAACTCGAAAAAGGACTGATTATTGTCAATACGGGTGATGGTAAGGGAAAAACTACGGCAGCTTTAGGAATGGTATTGCGATCGCTTGGTCATGGGTACAAAGTGGCGATCATCCAGTTTATCAAGGGAGCATGGGAGCCTGCCGAAAAGAAGGTTTTTGAAATGTGGCAAGATCAACTAGTTTTTAAGGCTCTGGGCGAGGGCTTTACATGGGAAACTCAAGACCGCGATCGCGATGTTGCTAAAACTAAGGAAGCTTGGGAAGTGGGGCTTGGGTATATTCAGAATCCTGATTACAAATTGGTGTTACTTGATGAAGTCAATATTGCGCTCAAATTAGGCTATCTCGATGTGGAAACCGTATTAGCTGGCTTAAAAGAGAAACCAGCAGATTCCCATGTCATCCTGACTGGTCGTGGTGCGCCTGCGGAACTGATCGAATTTGCAGATTTGGTCACAAGAATGGAATTGGTTAAACATCCCTTTAGAGAGCAAGGTGTCAAGGCTCAAGCAGGGATAGAGTTTTAG
- a CDS encoding sodium-dependent bicarbonate transport family permease, with protein sequence MNFWSLFVMDFIKQLQSPTLAFLIGGMVIAALGSELVIPESICSIIVFMLLIKIGLTGGIAIRNSNLTEMVLPMIFAVIVGITVVFIARYTLAKLPKVKVLDALATGGLFGAVSGSTMAAGLTVLEEQKISYEAWAGALYPFMDIPALVTAIVVANIYLSKKKAKSAVLESSVVEAGDDYPSSQQEYRDQQKGSGSSRVKIWPIVKESLQGPALSAMLLGLALGIFTQPESVYKGFYDPAFRGLLSILMLVMGMEAWSRLGELRKVAQWYVVYSVVAPFIHGLLAFGLGMIAHKVAGFSMGGVVVLAVIASSSSDISGPPTLRAGIPSANPSAYIGASTAIGTPIAIGLCIPFFVGLAQAISG encoded by the coding sequence GTGAACTTTTGGTCTTTATTTGTAATGGACTTCATTAAGCAATTACAGTCCCCAACCCTAGCCTTTTTGATTGGTGGAATGGTCATAGCTGCTCTTGGTAGCGAGTTGGTTATTCCTGAGTCAATTTGTTCGATCATTGTATTCATGTTGCTCATCAAAATCGGTCTGACAGGTGGGATTGCAATCCGCAATTCTAATCTGACCGAAATGGTGTTACCCATGATCTTTGCTGTGATCGTAGGGATTACGGTTGTCTTTATCGCTCGCTATACCTTAGCCAAATTGCCAAAGGTCAAGGTCTTGGATGCACTGGCGACTGGTGGGTTGTTTGGTGCTGTGAGTGGCTCTACCATGGCTGCTGGGCTAACAGTTTTGGAAGAACAAAAAATTTCATACGAAGCATGGGCTGGCGCACTTTATCCATTTATGGATATCCCAGCACTCGTAACAGCAATTGTTGTAGCCAACATTTATCTCAGCAAAAAGAAAGCTAAGTCTGCTGTCCTAGAATCTAGTGTTGTTGAGGCTGGGGACGATTATCCTAGCTCGCAGCAAGAGTATCGCGATCAGCAAAAGGGTTCTGGCAGTAGCCGAGTCAAGATATGGCCAATTGTGAAGGAAAGTCTTCAAGGTCCCGCACTGTCGGCAATGTTGTTGGGTCTTGCTCTTGGCATTTTTACTCAACCTGAAAGTGTTTACAAAGGCTTCTATGATCCTGCCTTTCGCGGCTTACTCTCTATCTTGATGCTGGTCATGGGAATGGAAGCTTGGTCACGGCTTGGTGAACTACGCAAGGTAGCCCAGTGGTATGTTGTGTATAGCGTGGTGGCACCGTTTATTCATGGTCTTCTTGCCTTTGGTCTTGGTATGATTGCCCACAAAGTAGCAGGATTCAGTATGGGTGGTGTCGTCGTGCTGGCTGTGATCGCTTCATCTAGTTCAGATATTTCAGGACCACCCACATTGCGTGCTGGTATTCCTTCTGCTAATCCCTCCGCTTATATCGGTGCTTCTACAGCCATCGGTACTCCTATAGCGATCGGCTTGTGTATCCCATTCTTTGTCGGCCTCGCTCAGGCAATTAGTGGATAA
- a CDS encoding shikimate dehydrogenase produces the protein MSGSILGTTKILGVMGFPVSHSLSPMMHNAAITALGLDYVYVPFPIPVADLSSVIAGLKAIKSIQGFNLTIPHKVEVIPLLDEVLPIAQSVGAVNTVRRIDDRWVGTNTDVAGFLKPLKQLDCDWKNMPAIILGCGGAARAVVAACLELSCPVIHVVGRDAKKLKKFHGTMTSQLRDYNLRVHPWSSIPHLLEVAGIVINATPIGMASDPNTPISEAEMTMLPDNAITYDLIYTPRPTKFLQIAAARGLKAIDGLEMLINQGAIALEWWLDQPVPIDIMRQALLTHL, from the coding sequence ATGAGTGGGAGCATCTTAGGGACAACGAAAATTTTAGGAGTGATGGGTTTTCCCGTCAGTCACAGCCTTTCGCCTATGATGCATAATGCAGCGATTACTGCATTGGGGTTGGACTATGTATATGTACCTTTCCCAATTCCCGTTGCAGATCTGTCGTCAGTGATCGCTGGACTAAAAGCAATTAAATCTATACAGGGATTTAATCTCACCATTCCCCACAAAGTTGAAGTCATCCCCTTGCTAGATGAAGTCTTACCAATCGCTCAGTCTGTTGGTGCAGTCAATACTGTGAGGCGAATTGATGATCGCTGGGTTGGCACTAATACCGATGTAGCAGGTTTTCTCAAACCACTGAAGCAACTTGACTGCGACTGGAAGAACATGCCCGCAATTATTCTTGGCTGTGGTGGTGCAGCAAGGGCAGTAGTAGCAGCTTGTCTGGAACTTAGCTGTCCTGTAATTCATGTTGTTGGGCGTGATGCCAAAAAGCTCAAAAAGTTTCATGGCACCATGACTAGTCAGCTTCGGGATTACAATTTGCGGGTGCATCCTTGGTCGTCAATTCCCCATTTGTTAGAAGTAGCAGGCATTGTGATCAACGCTACCCCTATCGGTATGGCTAGTGATCCAAATACCCCCATTTCTGAAGCTGAGATGACAATGTTACCTGACAACGCCATCACCTATGACTTAATTTATACTCCCCGTCCTACCAAGTTTTTGCAAATTGCCGCAGCAAGGGGATTGAAAGCAATCGATGGTTTAGAGATGCTGATCAATCAGGGGGCGATCGCTCTTGAATGGTGGCTAGATCAGCCCGTGCCTATCGATATTATGCGTCAAGCTTTACTTACACATCTTTAA
- a CDS encoding P-II family nitrogen regulator, protein MAKLANKLVIVTEKILLKKIAHIIEESGAKGYTVMQTGGKGSRNVRSSGQPNVSDIQSNIKFEILTDNREMAENIADQVALSFFNDYAGIAYICGAEVLYGHSFCGPEGC, encoded by the coding sequence ATGGCTAAGCTAGCCAACAAGCTCGTTATTGTCACTGAAAAAATACTTCTGAAAAAGATTGCTCATATCATTGAGGAAAGTGGAGCAAAGGGCTATACAGTCATGCAAACTGGAGGTAAGGGTAGCCGTAACGTGCGTTCTTCAGGACAACCAAATGTTTCTGATATTCAATCAAATATTAAGTTTGAGATCCTTACCGACAATCGTGAGATGGCAGAGAATATCGCCGACCAAGTTGCATTAAGTTTTTTCAATGACTATGCAGGTATTGCCTATATCTGTGGTGCAGAAGTGCTTTACGGACATAGTTTTTGTGGTCCAGAAGGCTGTTAA
- a CDS encoding Gfo/Idh/MocA family protein produces the protein MSKIGVGIIGTGFGQIIHIPALQIHPDTEVVAVYHRDRIKAQQIADKFGIPHACDRLEYLLALQSVQAVAISTPPSLHYEQAKMAINAGKHILLEKPVTMNFQEAINLYRLAQEKQVVTATDFEFRCVPQWKYFKHLLDQNHVGKKRMISIDWLVQGRADPKRVWNWYSQKAYGGGALGAIGSHAFDYVRWLFGDIKSICGQLSTSITERPDAEGNLRPVDADDTCNILLELADGTPCNISLSTATYRGRGHWLTVYGENGTLVLGSSNQADYVHGFSLRQGKLDRSEMEIVPIPPEYDLPKTYTDGRLAPVLAICDRWVKSIQLGKTMTPSLYEGAWSQLLMDLTQESHQTKKWVEVPSSILAISQP, from the coding sequence ATGTCAAAAATTGGTGTTGGTATTATTGGTACGGGGTTTGGACAGATTATCCATATTCCTGCACTACAAATTCATCCAGATACAGAAGTTGTTGCTGTTTATCATCGCGATCGCATCAAAGCACAGCAAATTGCTGATAAGTTTGGAATTCCCCATGCTTGCGATCGCCTCGAATATTTACTGGCACTTCAGTCTGTCCAAGCCGTTGCCATCTCTACACCGCCAAGCTTGCACTATGAGCAGGCTAAAATGGCGATCAATGCAGGCAAGCATATTTTATTGGAAAAGCCTGTAACGATGAACTTTCAGGAGGCGATCAACTTATATCGTCTAGCTCAAGAGAAACAAGTCGTCACCGCAACAGATTTTGAGTTTCGTTGTGTACCGCAGTGGAAATACTTTAAACATTTGCTAGATCAAAATCATGTGGGCAAAAAGCGAATGATTAGTATTGATTGGCTAGTACAGGGGCGTGCCGATCCTAAGCGGGTGTGGAATTGGTATAGCCAAAAGGCTTATGGTGGTGGCGCATTAGGTGCGATCGGTTCCCATGCCTTTGACTATGTACGCTGGCTATTTGGGGATATTAAGAGCATCTGTGGTCAACTTAGTACGAGTATTACCGAACGTCCCGATGCTGAGGGTAATCTTCGTCCTGTGGATGCTGATGATACCTGTAATATTCTCTTGGAACTTGCCGATGGCACACCTTGCAATATTTCTCTGAGTACTGCTACCTATCGTGGTCGTGGACATTGGCTCACAGTTTATGGTGAAAATGGAACTTTGGTATTAGGAAGTTCTAATCAAGCCGATTATGTGCATGGATTTAGTTTGAGGCAGGGTAAGCTCGATCGCTCCGAGATGGAAATTGTGCCGATCCCACCTGAATACGATTTGCCCAAAACCTATACCGATGGTCGGCTTGCGCCAGTGCTGGCAATATGCGATCGCTGGGTCAAGTCCATTCAATTAGGAAAGACGATGACCCCAAGCCTTTACGAAGGCGCGTGGTCACAATTATTAATGGATTTAACCCAAGAATCCCATCAAACGAAAAAATGGGTAGAAGTACCTTCTTCAATATTAGCGATATCACAACCCTAA